AGATTGGGCTTCTTTAATGATCGCTTTAACAATAGCAGTATTTTCAAAGTGCTCATAACCTAAAAATTCAGTTGGATCTCCAATGGTTACATTAGATTTTTTGGACTCAAAATCGCCAGCATTTCTTGCACGATCTCTTTGTTGTGTCATTTGTGAATCAAAGCCAGCCATGTCAATCTTCAAGCCCCTCTCTCTTGCAACGTCAGCTGTAAGGTCAACTGGGAAGCCATACGTATCATAGAGCTTAAAGGCTATATCTCCACTAATCTCATCGCCAGAAATGGCTTCAATTGCATTTTCAAGAATTCCCATACCCGTATCAAGAGTCTGAATAAATCGCCCCTCTTCTTTTTGCAGTGCTTGCTCTACTAATTCTTTACTCGATAAAAGTTCAGGATATGCTTTTTGATTTTGATTTGATAAAACGGATACCAGTTTATAGAAGAAGGTTTCACTAATTCCTAACTTGTGCCCATGACGAATTGCTCTTCTAATAATTCGTCTAAGTACATAACCTCTTCCCTCATTAGAAGGCATTATGCCATCAACAATCATAAACGCTGTAGACCTTATATGATCTGCAATGACACGTACTGACGCATGGTTCTGCTTAATCTTTTCTTCTTTTGGAGTTAAGGCTACAACAGCGCTAGTCAACTCTTTAAAACTATCAATATCATAGTTATTATTTTCATGCTGAATAACAGCTGCCAATCTCTCAAGACCCATCCCAGTATCAACGCCAGTAGACTTTAGAGGCACCAAAGTACCATCTATTTGACGATCGAATTGCATAAAAACTAAATTCCATATCTCAATGAATCTATCTCCATCCTCTTCTGGAGTTCCTGGCGGCCCACCTTCAATATGGTCTCCATGATCATAAAAAACCTCACTGCATGGTCCGCAAGGTCCTGTATCACCCATTTGCCAAAAATTATCTTTTGCACCACATCTTGATATCCTATCAATAGGAAAGCCAATCTCATTAACCCATATATCTACAGCCTCATCATCGTCTTCAAACACACTTACCCAGAGCTTTTCTTTTGGAAGACCAAGCTCAACCGTTAAGAAATCCCAACAAAATCGAATTGCTTCGCTTTTAAAATAGTCGCCAAAACTAAAATTACCCAACATCTCAAAAAATGTATGGTGCCTAGCGGTATATCCTACATTATCTAAATCATTATGTTTTCCACCAGCTCTGACACACCTTTGACACGAAACCGCTCTGTCGAAAGGCTTTTTTGCAGCACCAGTAAAAAAATCTTTGAAAGGAACCATTCCAGCGTTTACAAAGAGCAAAGTGTTGTCATTATGGGGAACTAAAGAAGCACTCTGCTGAATTGAGTGTCCATTACTCTCAAAGTAAGTTAAAAATTTCTGACGAATTTCAGCAGTCTTCATTTTGAAATTGATTTGCATATAAATGAAACGATTATACTCACAGCGCTAGTTAGTAAGCAAAAAACTCTTGAAGGCAATCACATAGATTTACTTGAACCTCAGATTCAAGTTCGCCTAATTTTTTAATAAAGCAATGCTTCTCAACTGCCCTAATTTGGTCAGTCATTATGAAGCCCTTTGCACCCTCAAAATTACAAGAAACCCGACTAGGAATTTCTTCGTATGATGTTGTCATCGGAGCTACCAAAAGACTTGTTATATTGTTGAGTTCATCAGGAGTCACAATGGCGCATAGACCCAAATTATCAACAACGCGCCCATACTCAGGGTTTTTCATAACAAGCCAGACCTCAAAACGTTTCATTAGCTCTTACTCCATTCCCATTTTGCAGTTAGTTCATGTTCGCAATTGTTATCCCAACCTATTCTTACTTTTTTTTCAGGTGTTATTAGTAAACCGCTATCTAAAACCACAAAATCAAGCTCTTGGTCTTCAAGATTTGCAAGAGTGATGATTGGTTTAGGAATTCTGATACCTTGGGAGTTGCCAATTTTTATGATTTTTGCCATAATGTAATTATATTGTAATTACATTTTAAAAGCAAACAGTGTCAATTTACAAATTCGAGACTTCCTGCGCCCTCTCTTAAAATAATGACATCATTTTCTGAAATATCTATAACTGTCGTTGGCTGAGGTGGGCAGTGACCTGAATCAATAATAAGATCAATTGAATTATTGAGAACTGTCTTCACATCATTACCATGGTAAAACTCGTAACCCTTCATAATTAATGAAACACTCATCATTGGCTCCATCAAATCCTCCAATATTGATTGCACAATTGCATTACTTGAAACCCTCACACCAATTGTCTTTCTATTGCCATTCAGTAAACGATTAGGTATGTCTTTGGTTCCCTCAAGAATAAAGGTGTATGCACCTGGTAATATTTTTTTTAATAATCTAAATCCTGAGTTATTTAATTTTGCATACTCTCCAACATGGGACAAATCTTTAAGCATTAATGTAAAGTGATGGTGTCTTTTTAATTGTCTAATTTTTATAATTCTATCCATCGCATTCTTATTGCCTAATGCACATCCTAAAGCATAACCAGAGTCAGTTGGATAAGCTATTACCGCGCCACTTTTTAAAGTTTCAGTTACTTTAGAAATAAGTCTTGACTGTGGGTTTTCAGGATGAATATCAAGGAATAAGGCCATTACATGTGACTCCAAACGGCTCTTTTAGGATTTGGTAGCTCAATCAAATTTCCTATTTGGACTCTTTGATTCGGCCATCCATGGAAATCTGAGCCACATGATGCTAGCAAATCATGATCTTCAGCCCACTGATTTCCAAGAGCAATTTCCTCACTAGAACTATTTGCATTAACAACTTCAATACCATCTCCAGAAGCTTTTTTAAAGTCCCTAATCAATTTTTTTATTTTGGTGTGAGTCATTCGATAACGAAAAGGATGTGCAATAAATGCTTTGCCTCCAGCTGATTGTATCCAATTGATAACCTCATCAAAATCTTTCCACTCTACTCTTACACCTCCAGGCTTTTTTCCAGTGAGATATCGTCTGAAAACTGACTTCATATCTTTGCAATAACCTTCTTGAATTAACATCTGCGCAAAATGAGTTCTTGTAAGCATATGACCCCCACTTATCATTTGAGTTTTTTCTAATGCATCCTTAATTCCAGAACGCCACAAACTGAGAGCTATTTTTTCTGCTCTCATTTTTCTTAACTCTTTATTATGCTCCAGACCAGCTTGAAGTATATCATTATTAATATCAACTCCCAAACCAACTATATGGATAGCCATATTTTTCCAAAACGCAGATATTTCAACACCATTGATTAGATTCAAACCTACTTTTTCAGCTTCTAACTTAGCCTCAGCTATACCATCTGTTGTATCATGATCAGTCAATGAAAATAAATCACAGCCAGCCCTGCTAGCTAAACTCACTACCTCACTGGGAGATAGTAATCCATCTGAATAGTATGAATGGTTGTGGAGATCAGCTTTCATTATGCTTTTTATTATAAGCTAAAACTCAAATTAACTCTAAATTGCTAATTGTTTCTAAATAAATGAACAAGACAATGAAAAAAAATCATCCTGTTGGGATCAATTTCATTATTAACTATAATTAGATACTCTTTTTTTTAATTATTCGTTATGTGTGGAATAGTTGGCGGTGTTACAAATTCAAATATTACCCCCCTTCTTTTAGAGGGGTTAAATAGATTAGAGTACAGAGGTTATGATTCGTCTGGCCTTATTGTATTGTCAGAGAAGAATACTTTTAATAGGGCAAGGTCTGTTGGAAAAGTTAAAAATCTAGAGAAAAACTTAAATGAGAGAAGTAATAAGATAAAAGGCAACATTGGCATTGCTCATACAAGATGGGCAACCCATGGTAAGCCATCTAATCTCAATGCGCATCCCCATATATCAAAGAACTCAGTTAGTGTAGTTCACAATGGAATTATTGAAAATTATGTTGCATTAAAAAATGATCAAAAAAAGCTGGGTTATGAGTTTAAATCTGAAACAGATACTGAGGTTATAGCGCATGCAATTGACTATGCAATAAAATCAAGCAAAACTCTAATTGAATCTGTTCAAAAAGTAGTTAAGTCATTAGAAGGCTCTTATGGACTTGGCATTATGTCCTCAAAATTCCCAGACCAAATCATCGCCACAAGAAAGGGCTCGCCTTTAGTGCTAGGGGTTAGTTCAAATGGAAATTATATTGCGTCTGATCAAATGGCATTATTATCAGAAACTAAAAAATTTATTTTTCTTGAAGAAGGTGATGTTGCTGAAATCAAATTAGATAAGATTACAATTTTTGATCTTGATGGAAACTTGGTTGATCGGCCAGTGATAAAGTCCATGATTAAAGCAGGTCAAGTTGATAAGGGTATTTATGATCATTTCATGCAAAAAGAAATCTTTGAGCAGCCTCAAGCAATACGAGACACATTAGAGTCTAGAATTACTAATGATTCAGTTATTACTTCATCCTTTGGTTACAAAGCTGATGAAATTTTCAAAAACATAAAACAAATTCAAATTGTTGCATGTGGAACTAGTTATAACGCAGGAATAGTAGCAAAATATTGGATTGAAGATATTGCTAAAATTCCATGTAACACTGAAATTGCAAGTGAGTATCGTTATCGTCGTCCAATTCTTTTGGATGATACTCTCTTTGTTACTCTTTCCCAGAGTGGAGAAACTGCTGACACTATAGAGGCTCTTAAGGCAGCCCAAAAAATAAATAATTCAATTAAATCTTTATGTATAAGCAATACTCCTGAATCAAGCCTTACAAGACTCTCTGATTTAACATTTTTAACTCATGCAGGACCTGAAATAGGTGTTGCAAGCACTAAAGCTTTCACAACTCAATTAGTCTCTCTCGCCTTAATGCTTTGTTCCATTGGGAAATTACGCAATAAAATTGACAGAACTCAGGAAAAAGAAATTGTAGATGGCTTAAAAAAATTACCTGGACTTATCAATGAAACCCTCCATCAAGAAAATCAGATTAAAATCTTAGCAAATAGCTTTTTAGATAAAAATAGTACCCTATTTTTGGGAAGAGGCACAATGCATGCTATTGCAATGGAGGGTGCCCTTAAACTTAAAGAAATAAGTTATATACATGCAGAAGCATATCCAGCAGGAGAGCTAAAGCATGGTCCATTAGCTTTAATTGATAAAAATATGCCTGTGATTGCTATTGCTCCTAATGATGAACTATTAGAAAAATTGAAATCAAATTTACAAGAAGTAAAGTCTAGAGGCTCTAAGATGATTGTTTTTGAGGATGAAAATTCTAAAGTTCAATCAATGGACTCAATGCAGGTGATACCAGTCACATCAAATTTAGGGAGAATTACAGCCCCAATTATATTTACAATACCTTTACAATTGCTTAGCTACCATGTAGCTTTATTAAAAAATACAGATATTGACAAACCAAGAAATCTTGCCAAGTCTGTTACTGTAGAGTAGTTTTGCATGGGTCCTTTTAAATAAAAAGCAAACTTAACTATTCTTTAATTGGCAAGTCATAAAGGTAATTAAAGTAATTGGTTTCAAGCATGCAATTACCTACTGAATCCATCTGAATATCAACTATCTTTGATTCTATGTCTGTAAAACCTTCATTGGTTCCTTTTGCTCTTGCCTGGTAAACTTCATACATACCATTAGTGCCAAATAATTCTTCTTTTGTAAGACCAGCATTCATAATAGAATTAAATATACATTTGCACATTGCCGTAGAAATCTCTATGTTATCTTCCAAAATTTCTAAATCTTGATTACAAGAATCAACATAAAAAGTCTCTATTTGACTAATGACTTCAGTATTTTCTGTTGGTATTGTTGAAGCATCGTTACCCAAAACTAAAGTGTTTTGACTTTCCTTTTTCTGAGTCCGTCTTGATGAACTTGACTCTGAACTCTCTTTAGAGTTATCAATCTTTGTAATATCCTGATTTTCAGAATCCAATCTTGCCTTCACCTCATAAAAAACATTCTCGTCTTTTTTAAATAACCTGATGTTATACCAGGCATCAACTGCGTTACTTGTGGTGATATAAGATTTACATAGGATCTCATCTTTAGTTTGATTTACCAATGAGACTTTATCAAAATAAATCATTTCAATCTCTCCACCAAACATAGTTTGTAATTTTTGGTTTTTAACTTGATTAACAACATCCTCACAAGTTAATTCAAGCATATTGCTGCTCAGTGATAAATTAAATGAATTCAAAAATTCTGAAAATAAATTACTTCCTCCTTTGTATGATTTACTACTTGATTGATCACTCTCTAGGGAATTATTAGATTCTAGATTTTGCAATAAAGTTCCATTTTCTAACTCGTAAATAAAATTTTGAATACTCAAGTTCGAAGTCAAAATGTCCTGAGAGTTCAAAGCATCATAATTTAATTTATTGATCTTATTTATATTTTCTATTATTAGTTGAGAATAATCATTTGTTAAATTTTCCACAAGGAGTTGCTCTAATTTGAGCAAGTTTGTTTTACTTTTTCTAATTTCAATAACTTTATTTTCCTCTTCAATTCGTTTTTCTTCAATTTGCTTTGACAAGTTTTGCTTAAAGATATCAATTTCAAAGTTCGTACTTTGAAGGAGTTTTAATGTGTAATTATTTAACACACTTCTTATAATCTTTACTTTTTCAATGATAAGAGGAGCAAAATCTGAAGTTAAATTCTCATTAAGTTTACTTTCAAGTTCTTTCTGGTTAGAGAGAAGTAATGCATATTCAGAATTTAATTGTGACATTGCAGTGATATATCTTTCTTCTTCTTTTTTAATCTTATATTGATTAAAGTTATTAGATTTTTTTGAGTAGTTTTTGAGTTCTAAAAAACTAGTTTGTAAAACTTCATTCCAATCTCCATTTAGAATATTCTTACTTTCAATTAACAATTCTGCAATTTCAATTATGTCAAATTCACTTGGATTAGATTTTACAAATTCCTCCAAATCTCGAATAAAATTTTGAGCAACAACTATTTCTGATGAAATTAATTCATATTTCAGATTATTAATTTTACGTTCCTCTCTTTTTCTATCCTCTTCTTTGACTCTTTCCTTATTTTGTTTAATTAAAAGAAGTTTTTCTTTTTCTTCATCCTCTTTTCTTTTAATCTCAATTGCTTCTTTTTTCTTAAAAATATTTAACTCTTGATTAAGATCTTTATTTTTACTCTCTAAACTAGATTTTTCTTGTTGAACTTTTTCATGTTTTTTCTCTAAATCCTGATAATTAGTTTCAAGTTTTATTACAATCCCATCAAGATTTAGATTTTTACTTTCTAAACTAGATTTTTCTTGTTGAACAATAGCAAGTTCATTCTTTATGTCTTCATATTCTTTATTAATTTCATTAAATTTTGTTTCAAACTCTAAATTATTTTTAGAATCAGAAATTTCTTTTTTTAAATTAGCAATTTTCCTGTCGTATTGTCGGGACAATTTCATGGTTTCTGCCTGAATATTGAGTTCTCCATTTTGTAATTTAGAAACTTGATTTTTTAAATTTGAAATTTGTTTATTTTTGAACTCAATATTAAGTGCTGAAGCAACCGGAATAGAATTTAATAATTTAATTTCACAATCTCTTCTATTTTTACCACTTCCTTCAAATCCTGGAATTCCATCTATTAAATGCTGATGCATAGTTTTATTTCCACGAGAGACAAAATACATATCCCACGTATTCGACTTTAATAACCATTTACCAATAGCAGTAATAGTGAGAGATTGATCTGTTTTATACCCTGTAAAAATATGCTGTCCTGTATCACCTGCGTGTTTGCCTGATCCTGACCAAAAACGATTACCCTGAATTGTAAACTCAGTTGCCACAGCAGTTATGCTGCTATTCCAAGGTTTGTCTCCATTCGCATTACTGCTACATTTAATTGACAATTTCAAAAGATTTACATCACCAGATCCCCAGGTAGATGCGAATACATTTTGAGTGCATAAAATTAATAAAATAGTTGAGATTGTTTTAAATAATCTACTTTTCATCTCATAAAAAAAATTTGTTAAAAATACTTTTAATTTATCTTTTAAAACTATTGTACTTTCTATTTAATCAAAAATATAGTAATTCACCTCAAACTTAGAAACCTTACTAGGGAAATGTTGATTTCTTATCTGTTCATTCATTAGGTCTCTTTCATGTTTTCTCTTTAAGACTAAGATAACTGATGAAGAGAACCATTTCTTTCCTGTATGGGTCAATATGGAACTCTTATTCAACCAATTTGATATCTTTCTGTAACCCCACCCTTCTTTCTCATGAAGATGTTAAATAAGAACGTAAATGATCTGTTGTCGTTTAGTGTATTCTTTTTGATTGATGAGTTTGTTGGATTGCAATTATGCTGTATCTAATTATGGGAGTTTCTGGAAGTGGAAAATCTTCAGTAGGAGTAAATTTGGCAAAAACTCGCTCAATTCCTTTTTATGATGCAGATGACTTTCACAATTATCTAAATATAGAAAAAATGAAACAAGGTCAGTCTCTTAATGACTTAGATAGGATGCCATGGTTAAATTTACTTTCTTCAAAAATAAAAGAGTGGAATGAAAAAGGCGACTCAGTATTAGCATGCTCTGCTTTAAAACAAAGTTATCGTAAATTATTATCTATTGATAATGAAATTACATTTATTTTTCTTGATGGAAGTTATGACTTAATTTTTGAGAGGCTATCTAAGAGAAAAGATCATTTTTTTTCAAAAGAGATGCTTAGTAATCAGTTTTTAGACTTAGAGAAACCAAAAGATTGTATCAAA
This sequence is a window from Candidatus Pseudothioglobus singularis PS1. Protein-coding genes within it:
- a CDS encoding AbrB/MazE/SpoVT family DNA-binding domain-containing protein; this translates as MAKIIKIGNSQGIRIPKPIITLANLEDQELDFVVLDSGLLITPEKKVRIGWDNNCEHELTAKWEWSKS
- the glmS gene encoding glutamine--fructose-6-phosphate transaminase (isomerizing); its protein translation is MCGIVGGVTNSNITPLLLEGLNRLEYRGYDSSGLIVLSEKNTFNRARSVGKVKNLEKNLNERSNKIKGNIGIAHTRWATHGKPSNLNAHPHISKNSVSVVHNGIIENYVALKNDQKKLGYEFKSETDTEVIAHAIDYAIKSSKTLIESVQKVVKSLEGSYGLGIMSSKFPDQIIATRKGSPLVLGVSSNGNYIASDQMALLSETKKFIFLEEGDVAEIKLDKITIFDLDGNLVDRPVIKSMIKAGQVDKGIYDHFMQKEIFEQPQAIRDTLESRITNDSVITSSFGYKADEIFKNIKQIQIVACGTSYNAGIVAKYWIEDIAKIPCNTEIASEYRYRRPILLDDTLFVTLSQSGETADTIEALKAAQKINNSIKSLCISNTPESSLTRLSDLTFLTHAGPEIGVASTKAFTTQLVSLALMLCSIGKLRNKIDRTQEKEIVDGLKKLPGLINETLHQENQIKILANSFLDKNSTLFLGRGTMHAIAMEGALKLKEISYIHAEAYPAGELKHGPLALIDKNMPVIAIAPNDELLEKLKSNLQEVKSRGSKMIVFEDENSKVQSMDSMQVIPVTSNLGRITAPIIFTIPLQLLSYHVALLKNTDIDKPRNLAKSVTVE
- a CDS encoding L-threonylcarbamoyladenylate synthase → MALFLDIHPENPQSRLISKVTETLKSGAVIAYPTDSGYALGCALGNKNAMDRIIKIRQLKRHHHFTLMLKDLSHVGEYAKLNNSGFRLLKKILPGAYTFILEGTKDIPNRLLNGNRKTIGVRVSSNAIVQSILEDLMEPMMSVSLIMKGYEFYHGNDVKTVLNNSIDLIIDSGHCPPQPTTVIDISENDVIILREGAGSLEFVN
- a CDS encoding type II toxin-antitoxin system PemK/MazF family toxin, whose translation is MKRFEVWLVMKNPEYGRVVDNLGLCAIVTPDELNNITSLLVAPMTTSYEEIPSRVSCNFEGAKGFIMTDQIRAVEKHCFIKKLGELESEVQVNLCDCLQEFFAY
- the alaS gene encoding alanine--tRNA ligase; the encoded protein is MKTAEIRQKFLTYFESNGHSIQQSASLVPHNDNTLLFVNAGMVPFKDFFTGAAKKPFDRAVSCQRCVRAGGKHNDLDNVGYTARHHTFFEMLGNFSFGDYFKSEAIRFCWDFLTVELGLPKEKLWVSVFEDDDEAVDIWVNEIGFPIDRISRCGAKDNFWQMGDTGPCGPCSEVFYDHGDHIEGGPPGTPEEDGDRFIEIWNLVFMQFDRQIDGTLVPLKSTGVDTGMGLERLAAVIQHENNNYDIDSFKELTSAVVALTPKEEKIKQNHASVRVIADHIRSTAFMIVDGIMPSNEGRGYVLRRIIRRAIRHGHKLGISETFFYKLVSVLSNQNQKAYPELLSSKELVEQALQKEEGRFIQTLDTGMGILENAIEAISGDEISGDIAFKLYDTYGFPVDLTADVARERGLKIDMAGFDSQMTQQRDRARNAGDFESKKSNVTIGDPTEFLGYEHFENTAIVKAIIKEAQSTNELNQGEKAILILDKSSFYGESGGQCGDHGILSNKDCLFNVTDTQKQASNAYEHYGILDSGSIKLGDKVDVAIDTDRRKKIMRNHSATHLLHEALRQVLGDQVKQKGSLVESDKLRFDFSQDEPILQPDLDQVEAIVNEQILGNTEVNTELTDIKTAKKMGAMALFGEKYGEEVRVLSMGDDDFSVELCGGTHVQRLGDIGRFKITSESGIAFGIRRIEAVTGLEAYQLDKNNEENINMIAHLTKSNSTAVIDKVKQLINNQKSLEKQVATFQKQLASDQSDTLITNAIDVNGLKLLATEVSGVSSKDLRELADTLKDKLVSAIVVLAVVSNNKVSLVSAVTKNLTDKYQAGNILNHVASQIGGKGGGRADMAQGGGTDVEKLAQALESVKDLIE
- a CDS encoding PHP domain-containing protein, producing MKADLHNHSYYSDGLLSPSEVVSLASRAGCDLFSLTDHDTTDGIAEAKLEAEKVGLNLINGVEISAFWKNMAIHIVGLGVDINNDILQAGLEHNKELRKMRAEKIALSLWRSGIKDALEKTQMISGGHMLTRTHFAQMLIQEGYCKDMKSVFRRYLTGKKPGGVRVEWKDFDEVINWIQSAGGKAFIAHPFRYRMTHTKIKKLIRDFKKASGDGIEVVNANSSSEEIALGNQWAEDHDLLASCGSDFHGWPNQRVQIGNLIELPNPKRAVWSHM
- a CDS encoding gluconokinase, with amino-acid sequence MLYLIMGVSGSGKSSVGVNLAKTRSIPFYDADDFHNYLNIEKMKQGQSLNDLDRMPWLNLLSSKIKEWNEKGDSVLACSALKQSYRKLLSIDNEITFIFLDGSYDLIFERLSKRKDHFFSKEMLSNQFLDLEKPKDCIKIPIDQSLKDICSMINKKITYLNNYL